A single window of Pseudomonas lijiangensis DNA harbors:
- the rplC gene encoding 50S ribosomal protein L3, protein MTIGVVGRKCGMTRIFTEEGVSIPVTVIEIEPNRVTQFKTEETDGYRAVQVTVGERRASRVTAAQAGHFAKANVAAGRTVLEFRLEEGEYKAGDLINAEIFAAGQLVDVTGQSKGKGFQGTIKRWNFRGQDNTHGNSVSHRVPGSIGQCQTPGRVFKGKKMSGHMGAERVTVQSLEVVRVDAERNLLLVKGAVPGATGGNLVVRPAAKARG, encoded by the coding sequence ATGACTATTGGTGTAGTCGGTCGTAAATGCGGTATGACCCGTATTTTCACCGAAGAAGGTGTCTCCATTCCGGTCACGGTCATTGAGATCGAGCCGAATCGCGTCACTCAGTTCAAAACCGAAGAAACCGATGGCTATCGTGCAGTGCAAGTCACTGTCGGCGAGCGTCGCGCTTCGCGTGTTACAGCTGCCCAAGCTGGCCACTTCGCCAAGGCGAACGTAGCTGCTGGTCGCACTGTTCTTGAATTCCGTCTTGAAGAAGGCGAATACAAGGCTGGCGATCTGATCAACGCTGAAATCTTCGCTGCTGGTCAACTGGTTGATGTAACCGGTCAGTCCAAAGGTAAAGGCTTCCAGGGTACGATCAAGCGCTGGAATTTCCGTGGTCAGGATAACACCCACGGTAACTCCGTATCCCACCGCGTCCCAGGCTCTATCGGCCAGTGCCAGACTCCTGGTCGTGTATTCAAGGGCAAAAAAATGTCCGGTCATATGGGCGCTGAGCGCGTGACCGTGCAGTCCCTCGAAGTAGTGCGCGTGGACGCTGAACGCAATCTGTTGTTGGTCAAGGGCGCTGTTCCTGGCGCTACTGGCGGCAATCTGGTTGTACGTCCAGCAGCCAAGGCTCGCGGTTAA
- the rpsJ gene encoding 30S ribosomal protein S10, whose amino-acid sequence MQNQQIRIRLKAFDHRLIDQSTQEIVETAKRTGAQVRGPIPLPTRKERFTVLVSPHVNKDARDQYEIRTHKRVLDIVQPTDKTVDALMKLDLAAGVEVQISLG is encoded by the coding sequence ATGCAAAATCAGCAAATCCGTATCAGGTTGAAGGCTTTTGACCATCGCCTGATCGACCAATCAACCCAGGAAATCGTGGAAACCGCGAAACGTACTGGTGCTCAGGTGCGTGGTCCAATTCCACTGCCGACCCGTAAAGAGCGGTTCACCGTTCTGGTTTCTCCGCACGTCAACAAAGACGCGCGCGACCAGTACGAGATCCGCACTCATAAGCGCGTTCTGGACATCGTCCAGCCAACGGATAAAACCGTTGATGCTCTTATGAAGCTTGATCTTGCGGCCGGTGTGGAAGTGCAGATCAGCCTCGGCTAA